The Peribacillus simplex genome contains a region encoding:
- a CDS encoding ABC transporter ATP-binding protein, with translation MVRLYTENLEIGYGERLIVKDLSVEIPDKKITTIIGSNGCGKSTLLKAITRIIPNQSGSVVLDGVNISKESTKILARKMAILPQTPESASGLTVGELVSYGRFPYQKGFGRLTQKDYDVIDWALEVTGTKDFKFRPVDALSGGQRQRVWIAMALAQETEIIFLDEPTTYLDMAHQLEVLELLQRLNVEQGRTIVMVLHDLNQAARFADYIIALKDGEIVKAGDCEEVITHEVLKEVFHIDAVIGRDQRTNKPMCSTYNLLKGDLTTNEKDNDPVYSAVSVNY, from the coding sequence ATGGTTCGCCTATATACAGAGAATTTAGAAATTGGTTATGGTGAACGTTTAATTGTAAAAGATCTCAGTGTGGAAATTCCGGATAAAAAGATCACAACGATCATCGGTTCAAATGGTTGTGGGAAATCGACACTTTTGAAAGCGATCACCAGAATCATTCCAAATCAATCAGGTTCGGTTGTTTTGGATGGGGTGAATATTTCAAAAGAAAGCACTAAGATCCTTGCAAGAAAAATGGCCATTCTTCCTCAGACTCCCGAGAGTGCAAGCGGTTTGACGGTTGGGGAGCTTGTATCATATGGGCGCTTTCCCTATCAAAAAGGTTTTGGGCGTCTCACCCAAAAAGACTATGATGTGATTGATTGGGCACTTGAAGTGACCGGCACGAAAGACTTCAAGTTCCGTCCGGTTGATGCTCTTTCAGGAGGTCAGCGCCAGCGTGTTTGGATTGCGATGGCCCTTGCCCAGGAAACGGAAATAATCTTCCTTGATGAGCCGACCACCTATTTGGACATGGCGCATCAACTGGAGGTTCTAGAATTATTACAGAGGCTGAATGTGGAACAGGGACGTACAATCGTCATGGTTCTTCATGATTTAAACCAAGCTGCTCGCTTTGCCGACTATATCATTGCCTTAAAGGATGGGGAAATAGTCAAAGCGGGAGATTGTGAAGAAGTCATCACTCATGAAGTGCTTAAGGAAGTCTTCCATATTGATGCGGTAATCGGACGAGATCAACGAACGAACAAACCAATGTGCAGCACATACAATTTATTAAAAGGAGATTTGACAACAAATGAAAAAGATAATGATCCCGTTTATTCTGCTGTTAGTGTTAATTATTAG
- a CDS encoding iron-hydroxamate ABC transporter substrate-binding protein, producing the protein MKKIMIPFILLLVLIISACGNESTEKEKSTASKKEKSRTITYQSENGPVEVPADPQRVLVLSSFAGNVMALDVNLVGVDSWSKMNPNFKELKDVEEVTDENLEKIIELNPDLIIGLSTIKNVDKLKEIAPTVTYTYGKVDYLTQHVEIGKLLNKEKEAQAWVDDFKKRAKTTGDEIKAKIGEDATVSVFEKFDKQFYVYGDNWGRGTEILYQEMKLGMPEKVKETALKDGYFALSLEVLKDYAGDYVILSNNKDQDNSFQQTDTFKNIPAVKNNQLYEADAKKFYFNDPITLEYQLDFFSKSFLGK; encoded by the coding sequence ATGAAAAAGATAATGATCCCGTTTATTCTGCTGTTAGTGTTAATTATTAGTGCTTGCGGTAACGAGTCAACCGAAAAAGAGAAAAGCACTGCTTCAAAAAAGGAAAAATCACGTACAATCACGTACCAATCTGAAAATGGTCCTGTTGAAGTGCCTGCAGATCCTCAGCGTGTTTTAGTACTATCTTCTTTCGCAGGTAACGTAATGGCATTGGATGTTAACCTTGTAGGGGTTGATTCGTGGTCTAAAATGAACCCGAACTTTAAAGAGTTAAAAGATGTCGAAGAAGTGACGGACGAAAACCTGGAAAAAATCATCGAGTTGAATCCGGATTTAATCATTGGTTTATCAACGATTAAAAATGTTGATAAATTAAAGGAAATTGCTCCAACTGTAACGTATACATACGGAAAAGTGGACTATTTAACACAACATGTAGAAATCGGTAAACTTTTGAATAAAGAAAAAGAAGCCCAAGCATGGGTGGATGATTTCAAAAAACGGGCAAAAACCACTGGTGATGAAATTAAGGCTAAAATTGGTGAAGATGCTACCGTTTCCGTTTTTGAAAAGTTTGACAAGCAGTTCTATGTATACGGCGATAATTGGGGCCGTGGAACGGAAATCCTTTATCAAGAAATGAAATTGGGCATGCCTGAAAAGGTAAAAGAAACGGCATTGAAAGATGGTTACTTTGCTTTATCATTAGAAGTCCTGAAAGACTATGCCGGAGATTATGTGATTTTGAGCAATAACAAAGATCAGGACAATTCATTCCAACAAACAGATACGTTTAAAAACATACCTGCCGTTAAAAACAATCAACTATATGAAGCTGATGCAAAAAAATTCTACTTCAATGATCCAATAACATTAGAATACCAATTAGACTTCTTTTCCAAAAGTTTTCTTGGAAAATAA
- a CDS encoding FecCD family ABC transporter permease, whose protein sequence is MTNENQRFIPFIYKLIIGIALFIGMFIVSMAFGAADVTVKDVWQALTSNAAGEKLSIIREIRFPREVGAIFVGAALAVSGAIMQGMTRNPLADPGLLGLTAGANAGLAITLAFIPNANNLGIMIACFIGSAVGATMVFGIGAMKKGGFSPLRIVLAGAAVSAFLFAVSQGVGIYFKVSKDVSMWTAGGNIGTSWDQLRVIVPFILIGILISLFFSRQLTILSLSEEVAVGLGQKTTQIKAVLFVVIILLAGAAVALVGNMVFIGLMVPHMVRAFVGTDYRFILPMSAILGATFMLLADTIGRTINSPYETPVVAIVAMIGLPFFLLIVRKGGKAFS, encoded by the coding sequence ATGACTAATGAAAATCAACGTTTCATCCCATTTATATATAAACTGATCATAGGGATCGCTCTATTCATAGGCATGTTCATTGTTTCAATGGCATTTGGTGCGGCGGATGTTACCGTAAAAGATGTCTGGCAAGCACTGACATCAAATGCTGCTGGTGAAAAGCTTTCAATCATCCGGGAAATCCGTTTCCCTCGTGAAGTGGGGGCAATCTTTGTGGGTGCAGCACTTGCCGTTTCCGGTGCCATCATGCAGGGAATGACTAGGAATCCACTTGCTGATCCGGGGCTGCTTGGATTGACGGCAGGAGCCAATGCAGGTCTCGCCATTACTTTGGCATTCATTCCAAATGCCAATAATTTAGGGATCATGATTGCGTGTTTTATAGGTTCCGCTGTGGGGGCAACCATGGTTTTCGGGATCGGTGCGATGAAAAAGGGAGGATTTTCTCCTTTACGGATCGTATTGGCTGGTGCTGCAGTCTCTGCATTCCTTTTTGCCGTTTCGCAAGGCGTCGGCATATATTTCAAAGTATCAAAAGATGTATCGATGTGGACTGCAGGCGGGAATATCGGAACATCATGGGACCAGCTTCGTGTAATCGTCCCTTTCATTTTAATAGGCATCCTGATCTCCCTTTTCTTTTCCAGACAGCTCACCATACTAAGCTTAAGTGAAGAAGTGGCGGTAGGATTAGGTCAAAAGACAACACAAATAAAGGCGGTTCTCTTCGTAGTCATCATTCTCCTGGCAGGCGCTGCCGTTGCACTTGTTGGAAATATGGTATTCATCGGGTTAATGGTCCCCCATATGGTCCGGGCTTTCGTGGGTACGGATTATCGATTCATCCTGCCTATGTCCGCGATTTTAGGAGCCACTTTCATGCTACTTGCCGATACGATCGGCCGTACAATCAATTCTCCATATGAAACACCTGTGGTAGCGATTGTTGCGATGATAGGTTTACCTTTCTTCCTCCTAATCGTGCGTAAAGGAGGTAAAGCATTTTCATGA
- a CDS encoding FecCD family ABC transporter permease, with the protein MIQSALVKKQRWIVGALSALIIITIIIGTCSGYSNLSLGRLIPTLIGQGTFKEEFILFSVRLPRIIITLLAGMALALSGAILQGITRNDLADPGIIGINSGAGVAIAAFFLFFPLDAGSFVYMVPLVGFIGALLTACLIYILSYKRKSGLEPVRLVLIGVGFSMALSGLMIVLISSAERAKVDFIAKWLAGNIWGTDWPFIWAILPWLIILIPFTLYKANRLNLLGLSEPVAIGVGVSIEKERIVLLITAVALAAAAVSVTGGIAFIGLMAPHIAKSLVGPRNQLFIPVAILIGGWLLLLADTIGRNMIEPEGIPAGIMVALIGAPYFMYLLLKK; encoded by the coding sequence ATGATCCAGTCAGCTTTAGTCAAAAAACAGCGATGGATAGTAGGTGCGTTATCCGCACTCATTATCATTACGATCATTATAGGGACGTGTTCGGGATATTCGAATCTTTCTTTAGGGCGACTGATTCCAACACTTATCGGGCAAGGGACATTTAAAGAGGAATTCATATTATTTTCCGTCCGATTACCCCGAATCATCATCACCCTTTTAGCAGGCATGGCCCTTGCACTGTCGGGTGCCATTCTACAAGGGATCACACGTAATGATTTAGCCGATCCCGGAATCATCGGAATCAACTCAGGAGCAGGTGTGGCCATTGCCGCTTTCTTTCTGTTTTTCCCGCTTGACGCTGGTTCTTTTGTTTATATGGTTCCGCTTGTTGGTTTTATCGGAGCGTTACTGACGGCCTGTTTAATATATATCCTCTCATACAAGAGGAAGAGTGGACTTGAACCCGTCCGGTTAGTGTTGATCGGCGTAGGTTTTTCAATGGCGCTTTCAGGCCTGATGATTGTCCTCATTTCGTCAGCGGAACGAGCGAAGGTCGATTTCATCGCAAAATGGTTGGCAGGAAATATATGGGGCACGGATTGGCCTTTCATTTGGGCAATTCTTCCATGGTTAATCATTCTCATTCCATTCACTTTATATAAAGCAAATCGTTTGAATCTGCTTGGTTTAAGTGAACCGGTCGCAATTGGGGTCGGTGTATCGATCGAAAAGGAGCGGATCGTACTGCTGATCACGGCTGTGGCATTGGCAGCGGCTGCCGTTTCTGTTACAGGCGGAATTGCATTCATTGGTCTCATGGCCCCGCATATAGCAAAATCCTTGGTAGGGCCTCGAAATCAACTATTCATTCCGGTTGCCATTTTAATTGGTGGATGGCTATTGTTGCTTGCCGATACAATAGGCCGTAATATGATTGAACCCGAGGGGATTCCTGCAGGTATCATGGTTGCATTGATCGGTGCTCCTTATTTCATGTATTTATTGTTGAAAAAATAA
- a CDS encoding response regulator yields the protein MRFFITDDDCAIRSNLSQIIENEDLGEVVEEAEDGSLLEGHILNLKQIDILFIDLLMPIRDGIETLRHIKSTFNGKIIMISQVESKELIGEAYSLGIDYYITKPINRIEILTVIRKVMERIHLERSITNIQASLNGVLNFEQPKVVDKSNSFHEKSIREVGEFLLSELGIVGENGAKDLIEMLQYLFMYERTFTFGQHFPTLKEIFVEITKKKLGTAALPVDINREIKAAEQRIRRTINHSLNHFASLGLTDFSNPKFENYASKFFDFTVVRQKMKELQNDSKIVLTPTRVNTKKFIQVFYFEAKRLNPDEINRYR from the coding sequence ATGCGTTTTTTTATAACAGATGATGATTGTGCCATACGTTCAAACTTAAGCCAGATTATAGAGAACGAAGATTTAGGTGAAGTGGTGGAGGAAGCGGAAGATGGCAGTCTATTAGAAGGGCATATTTTGAATTTAAAACAAATTGATATATTATTTATTGATTTATTAATGCCTATCCGGGATGGCATTGAGACACTTCGTCATATAAAAAGTACATTTAACGGGAAAATAATAATGATTTCGCAGGTTGAATCCAAGGAGTTGATTGGCGAGGCATACTCGCTCGGAATCGATTATTATATTACTAAACCAATCAATCGGATTGAAATATTAACAGTCATTCGAAAAGTTATGGAACGCATTCATTTAGAAAGATCGATCACTAATATCCAAGCCTCTTTAAATGGTGTATTGAATTTTGAGCAGCCAAAAGTTGTTGATAAATCAAATAGTTTTCATGAAAAAAGTATAAGGGAGGTGGGCGAATTCCTTTTATCGGAATTAGGGATCGTCGGAGAAAATGGGGCAAAAGATTTAATCGAAATGCTTCAATATTTATTTATGTATGAACGGACTTTTACTTTTGGACAGCATTTCCCCACCCTTAAAGAGATCTTTGTAGAAATCACCAAAAAAAAGCTCGGAACAGCAGCTTTGCCGGTTGATATCAATCGGGAAATAAAGGCTGCCGAACAACGAATACGCAGAACGATTAACCATTCGTTAAATCATTTCGCTTCGCTTGGTTTAACGGATTTTTCGAATCCGAAGTTTGAAAATTACGCTTCCAAATTTTTTGATTTCACAGTCGTTCGCCAAAAGATGAAAGAACTGCAAAATGATTCAAAAATAGTTCTTACACCTACCCGGGTAAATACAAAAAAGTTCATTCAAGTATTTTATTTCGAAGCGAAACGCTTGAATCCTGATGAAATAAATAGATATAGATAA
- a CDS encoding sensor histidine kinase, with amino-acid sequence MLLTVPLAGELSFYPFNETFRVSFGVPAFFFFLLLLQKTPAIFSGILTGTMVVIFRVLIDFFMQDNFSWISAFHAHYPSFFFYFTYSVLFYFAKINRFQNRTLIIGFIGLIIEILSDSVELIFQYIVLETTITFGSLNEMIVIAFGHSFIVLSFFNMMKLYEAQSRERQIRKQNEHMLMLISNLYEETIHLKKTLKNAENITKKSYDLYRELKALEKREKREKQLHDLTEPYSQKALRIAGEMHEVKKDNQRIFAGLSKLISNESFKDYMNAAELFHLIIRINEKYALSLGKDIQFEYSLEGKNDSPYHVYTVLSLFNNLVANAVEAIKEKGIVRLSLCEISDNVEFKVADTGPGIPQKYQTVIFKPGFTSKYDQFGTPSTGIGLSYVKEVVKELGGDILFENSFNGAVFSIKLPIRKLIQKG; translated from the coding sequence ATGTTGTTAACAGTGCCATTAGCAGGCGAATTGAGTTTTTATCCTTTCAATGAAACGTTTCGGGTAAGTTTTGGTGTGCCTGCATTTTTCTTCTTTTTACTATTATTACAAAAAACGCCTGCCATATTTTCGGGCATCTTGACAGGAACAATGGTTGTGATATTTCGTGTTCTAATCGACTTTTTCATGCAGGATAATTTCTCCTGGATTTCCGCTTTTCACGCTCATTATCCTAGTTTTTTCTTTTATTTTACCTATTCCGTTCTATTCTATTTTGCGAAAATCAACCGCTTTCAAAATCGAACTTTGATTATTGGATTTATTGGTCTCATTATCGAAATATTGTCCGACTCCGTAGAATTAATCTTTCAATATATTGTGTTGGAAACAACGATTACGTTTGGTTCACTAAATGAGATGATCGTGATCGCATTCGGCCACAGTTTTATCGTTTTGAGCTTTTTTAATATGATGAAACTTTATGAAGCACAATCAAGGGAGAGGCAAATCAGAAAACAAAATGAACATATGCTGATGCTCATTTCCAATTTATACGAGGAAACGATTCATTTAAAAAAAACATTAAAAAATGCTGAGAATATTACAAAGAAATCATATGATTTGTATCGCGAATTAAAAGCATTGGAAAAGCGGGAAAAGCGGGAAAAGCAACTTCATGATCTTACAGAGCCATATAGTCAAAAAGCATTACGCATCGCGGGTGAAATGCATGAAGTCAAGAAAGATAATCAACGGATTTTTGCTGGTCTCTCAAAATTGATCTCCAATGAGAGTTTTAAAGATTATATGAATGCTGCTGAACTTTTTCATTTAATTATCCGAATTAATGAAAAATATGCCTTATCATTAGGAAAGGACATTCAATTTGAATACTCATTGGAAGGAAAAAACGATTCGCCTTATCATGTATATACCGTGTTATCTCTTTTCAATAATTTAGTCGCCAATGCAGTGGAAGCAATTAAAGAAAAGGGAATCGTCCGTTTAAGTTTGTGTGAAATTAGCGACAATGTAGAATTCAAGGTTGCTGATACCGGACCTGGAATTCCTCAAAAATATCAGACTGTCATATTCAAACCTGGTTTCACATCAAAGTATGATCAGTTCGGGACACCTTCAACAGGGATTGGACTCTCATATGTTAAAGAAGTCGTGAAAGAACTGGGGGGGGATATCCTATTTGAGAATAGTTTTAATGGCGCTGTTTTTTCAATAAAGTTACCAATCCGTAAATTGATTCAGAAAGGGTGA
- a CDS encoding glutaminase → MEELSKEYDIHVNSQRKSDLDEWVAHYRSFAIEGQTANYIPALRNAHLSQLGITILEPGGTMIKSGDWEVPFTLQSISKVLSFIAACLGRGISYVLDRVDVEPTGDAFNSIIRLEMHKPGKPFNPMINAGAITVASLLPGDSSQKKLEFLYALFENLLGKRPTINEEVYQSEWQTSHRNRALAHYLKETNYLESEVEEALEVYLMQCSIEVTTEDIALLGLILAQDGYHPVRKEQVIPKKVAKLAKALMLTCGMYNASGKFAAFIGVPAKSGVSGGIMALVPPSARSGMPFQDGCGIGIYGPAIDEYGNSVAGSLLLKQMAQEWDLSIF, encoded by the coding sequence ATTGAAGAATTGTCAAAAGAGTATGACATTCATGTTAATAGTCAAAGAAAATCCGACTTAGATGAATGGGTGGCACATTACAGATCCTTTGCTATTGAAGGACAAACCGCTAATTATATACCGGCATTGAGAAATGCACATTTATCGCAATTGGGCATTACCATACTGGAGCCGGGTGGAACAATGATCAAGTCAGGGGATTGGGAAGTTCCTTTCACGCTGCAAAGTATTTCAAAAGTGCTTAGCTTTATAGCTGCATGTTTGGGTCGCGGCATTTCTTATGTGTTAGATAGGGTCGATGTGGAACCGACTGGGGATGCTTTCAATTCAATTATTCGTTTAGAAATGCATAAGCCGGGAAAGCCGTTTAATCCTATGATAAATGCCGGGGCGATTACCGTAGCTTCGCTTCTCCCAGGGGATTCTTCACAAAAGAAATTGGAATTTCTCTATGCATTATTTGAAAATTTGTTAGGGAAGCGCCCGACCATCAATGAGGAAGTGTATCAATCCGAGTGGCAAACCTCTCATAGAAATAGAGCTTTAGCTCACTATTTAAAAGAGACGAATTATTTGGAATCGGAAGTAGAGGAAGCTTTAGAGGTTTACCTCATGCAATGTTCCATAGAAGTAACCACAGAAGACATAGCCTTGCTTGGACTGATTCTTGCTCAAGATGGTTACCATCCCGTTCGTAAAGAACAAGTAATCCCTAAAAAAGTGGCTAAGCTGGCCAAAGCATTAATGCTTACTTGCGGTATGTACAATGCTTCGGGGAAATTTGCGGCTTTTATTGGGGTGCCGGCCAAAAGTGGAGTATCTGGCGGGATTATGGCACTAGTTCCTCCAAGTGCCAGAAGCGGAATGCCTTTTCAAGATGGATGTGGCATTGGTATTTATGGACCAGCCATCGATGAATATGGGAATAGCGTAGCAGGTAGTTTGTTATTGAAACAAATGGCACAAGAATGGGATTTAAGCATTTTCTGA
- a CDS encoding APC family permease has product MNNMQRKMGTFSLMMVGLGSIIGSGWLFGAWRAAQIAGPAAIISWIIGMVVILFIALSYSELGSMFPEAGGMVKYTQYSHGSFLGFIAGWANWIAIVSVIPVEAIASVQYMSSWPWEWAQWTHGLVENGSLTGGGLAIASVLLIVYFLLNYWTVSLFSKANSFITVFKVIIPGLTIGSLLFAGFHASNFTSAGSIAPNGWASVLTAVATSGIIFAFNGFQSPINMAGEAKNPGRSIPIAVIGSILIATVIYVLLQVAFIGAVDPSMIVNGWQHLNFNSPFADLAIVLGINWLVILLYVDAFISPSGTGITYTATTSRMLYGMEKNKYLPSVFGKLHPLYGIPRQAMFFNLGVSFLFLFMFRGWGVLAEVISVATLVSYITGPVTVMTLRRTGQNLYRPLRLKGLSIIAPLGFVFASLVLYWARWPLTGQVLFIIMAGLPVYFYYQSKIKWKGFRQNFSAGLWMVVYLLCMMTISYLGSEKFGGLNIIPFGLDMVIITCLSLGFYSWAIKSGFQTEYLEQGQKVNEDLRSMENNIASQTDKKNAG; this is encoded by the coding sequence ATGAATAATATGCAGCGAAAGATGGGAACATTTTCGTTAATGATGGTAGGACTCGGGTCCATAATTGGCTCAGGTTGGTTATTCGGAGCTTGGAGAGCGGCACAGATTGCAGGACCCGCCGCCATTATCTCTTGGATTATCGGGATGGTTGTTATTTTATTTATCGCACTATCTTACAGTGAATTAGGGTCTATGTTTCCTGAAGCTGGGGGAATGGTAAAATACACACAGTACTCTCATGGTTCTTTTTTAGGGTTTATTGCAGGCTGGGCAAACTGGATTGCAATCGTTTCCGTAATTCCAGTTGAAGCGATTGCTTCTGTTCAATATATGAGCTCATGGCCATGGGAATGGGCACAGTGGACACATGGTTTAGTAGAAAATGGAAGTCTTACTGGGGGAGGCTTGGCAATTGCCTCTGTATTGCTGATCGTCTACTTTTTATTAAATTACTGGACAGTCAGTTTGTTTTCGAAAGCTAACTCATTTATTACAGTCTTTAAGGTCATTATTCCTGGACTTACGATTGGATCACTTTTATTTGCCGGGTTTCATGCATCCAATTTTACATCTGCAGGAAGTATCGCTCCTAATGGTTGGGCAAGTGTACTTACAGCTGTAGCAACTTCTGGTATCATCTTTGCATTTAACGGTTTTCAAAGTCCGATTAATATGGCAGGTGAGGCAAAGAATCCTGGACGTTCGATTCCAATTGCAGTAATTGGCTCCATTTTAATTGCAACGGTCATCTACGTTTTATTACAGGTTGCGTTTATTGGAGCCGTTGACCCGTCCATGATTGTGAATGGATGGCAACATTTGAATTTCAATTCACCGTTTGCTGACTTAGCAATTGTTTTAGGCATAAACTGGTTGGTTATTTTACTATATGTGGATGCTTTTATTTCTCCTTCGGGGACAGGAATAACATACACGGCGACAACGTCACGAATGCTTTATGGAATGGAAAAGAATAAATATTTGCCAAGCGTGTTTGGAAAACTGCATCCTCTTTATGGTATCCCGCGTCAAGCCATGTTTTTTAATCTAGGCGTATCTTTCTTATTTTTATTCATGTTTAGAGGCTGGGGCGTATTGGCAGAGGTTATTTCAGTTGCGACTTTAGTCTCTTATATTACAGGTCCAGTTACTGTTATGACATTAAGACGCACAGGTCAGAACTTGTACAGACCATTACGTTTAAAAGGATTAAGCATCATTGCACCACTGGGCTTTGTTTTTGCTTCTTTGGTTCTATATTGGGCAAGATGGCCGCTGACAGGTCAAGTATTATTTATCATTATGGCTGGTCTTCCCGTTTATTTCTATTATCAATCAAAAATAAAATGGAAGGGATTCCGCCAAAACTTTTCAGCAGGGCTTTGGATGGTTGTTTACTTACTTTGTATGATGACCATTTCATACTTAGGCAGTGAAAAGTTTGGTGGACTAAACATAATCCCATTTGGTTTGGATATGGTCATCATTACATGTTTATCTCTAGGGTTTTATAGTTGGGCAATAAAGAGTGGTTTCCAAACGGAATATTTGGAACAAGGACAAAAAGTAAATGAAGACTTAAGATCGATGGAGAATAACATTGCATCTCAAACGGATAAAAAGAACGCTGGATGA
- a CDS encoding PrkA family serine protein kinase, whose product MDILKKIEKFREDEQKLKWEGTFAEYLEILKETPLVAQSAHSRVYNMIRDAGIEEVNGTKKYNFFSGQLFGLEDSLERLIEEYFHPAAKRLDVRKRILLLMGPVSGGKSTLVSLLKRGLENYSLKDTGAIYAIKGCPMHEDPLHLIPQYLRDDFYEEYGIRIEGNLSPLNVMRLEQEYGSRIEDVMVERIFLSEDKRVGIGTFSPSDPKSQDIADLTGSIDFSTIAEYGSESDPRAYRFDGELNKANRGMMEFQEMLKCDEKFLWHLLSLTQEGNFKAGRFALISADELIVAHTNETEYKAFISNKKNEALHSRIIVMPIPYNLKVTEEEKIYEKMIRESDVSDVHIAPHTLRVAAIFSIMTRLKDPKKGDIDLVKKMRLYDGENVEGFNSADITELKKEYQDEGMSGIDPRYVINRISSTIIRKENPSINALDVLMSLKAGLDQHPSITNELRERYLNFISLARKEYDAIAKNEVQKAFVYSYEESAKILMDNYLDNVEAYCNKSRLRDPLTGEEINPDEKLMRSIEEQIGISENAKKAFREEILIRISAYARKGKRFDYNSHDRLREAIQKKLFADLKDVVKITTSTKTPDERQLKKVNEVITRLIDEHGYNSTSANDLLRYVGSLLNR is encoded by the coding sequence ATGGATATTTTAAAGAAAATCGAAAAATTTAGAGAAGATGAACAGAAGCTGAAGTGGGAAGGCACCTTCGCAGAGTACTTAGAAATATTGAAAGAAACGCCTTTAGTTGCTCAATCTGCTCATTCACGTGTATACAACATGATCAGAGATGCAGGGATAGAGGAAGTAAATGGAACAAAGAAATACAATTTTTTCAGCGGTCAGTTGTTTGGCCTGGAGGATTCACTGGAAAGGCTCATCGAGGAATATTTCCATCCGGCGGCAAAACGGCTCGATGTCCGTAAGCGGATATTGCTTCTCATGGGTCCAGTGTCAGGTGGGAAATCCACACTCGTTTCTTTACTGAAGCGTGGACTTGAAAATTATTCGTTAAAAGACACTGGTGCGATTTATGCAATAAAAGGATGCCCGATGCATGAAGATCCCCTGCATCTTATTCCGCAGTATTTACGGGATGATTTTTATGAAGAATATGGCATCCGGATTGAAGGAAACCTATCGCCGCTGAATGTAATGAGGTTAGAACAGGAGTATGGAAGCAGGATTGAAGATGTGATGGTCGAGCGTATTTTCCTTTCAGAGGATAAGCGTGTTGGAATTGGAACATTCAGTCCTTCAGACCCTAAGTCACAGGATATTGCTGATTTGACGGGCAGCATCGATTTTTCGACCATTGCCGAATACGGATCGGAATCAGATCCGCGTGCCTATCGCTTTGATGGCGAGCTGAATAAGGCGAACCGCGGGATGATGGAGTTCCAGGAGATGCTGAAGTGTGATGAGAAGTTCTTATGGCATTTGTTATCATTGACACAAGAGGGGAATTTTAAAGCAGGCCGTTTTGCATTGATCAGTGCAGATGAACTCATCGTGGCTCATACGAATGAAACGGAGTATAAAGCGTTCATTTCCAACAAGAAAAATGAAGCATTGCATTCCCGTATCATTGTCATGCCTATTCCATATAATCTTAAGGTTACCGAGGAAGAAAAGATTTATGAAAAAATGATCCGTGAAAGTGATGTCTCGGATGTTCATATAGCTCCGCATACATTAAGGGTGGCGGCAATCTTCAGCATCATGACCCGCCTGAAGGATCCAAAAAAGGGCGATATTGATTTAGTGAAAAAGATGAGGCTTTATGATGGGGAAAATGTCGAAGGATTTAATTCCGCAGACATCACTGAATTGAAAAAAGAATACCAGGACGAAGGCATGAGCGGAATCGATCCGCGTTACGTGATTAACCGAATTTCCTCTACGATCATTCGTAAGGAAAATCCGTCCATTAATGCTTTGGATGTACTTATGTCATTAAAGGCAGGTCTTGATCAGCATCCGTCCATTACGAACGAACTTCGGGAGAGGTATTTGAATTTCATCTCACTGGCACGTAAAGAATACGATGCCATTGCAAAAAATGAAGTGCAAAAGGCATTTGTTTATTCGTATGAAGAGTCGGCGAAGATCCTCATGGATAACTATCTTGATAATGTCGAAGCATACTGCAATAAATCCAGGCTGCGCGATCCATTGACCGGGGAGGAAATCAACCCTGATGAAAAATTGATGCGCTCGATAGAAGAGCAAATTGGAATATCCGAGAATGCAAAAAAAGCATTCCGCGAAGAAATATTGATTCGCATTTCTGCATATGCGCGTAAAGGGAAGCGATTCGATTATAATTCCCATGATCGTTTACGGGAAGCAATCCAGAAAAAACTATTCGCGGATTTGAAGGATGTCGTTAAGATCACTACTTCAACGAAGACACCAGACGAAAGGCAACTGAAGAAAGTGAACGAGGTCATCACGAGACTTATCGACGAGCACGGATATAATTCGACTTCAGCCAATGATTTGCTGCGCTATGTGGGCAGCTTGTTAAATCGGTAA